The Enterococcus sp. 7F3_DIV0205 genome has a window encoding:
- the hisS gene encoding histidine--tRNA ligase, translating to MSYQKPKGTNDLLPGTSEKWQFVEETARLIFRDYQYEEIRTPIFEHYEVISRSVGDTTDIVSKEMYDFYDKGDRHVTLRPEGTAPIVRSFVENKLFGPEFAKPYKTYYMGPMFRYERPQAGRLRQFHQIGAEAFGSVNPAVDVESMAMALDFFKQLGINQIRLVINSLGDKATRSAYRQALIDYLEPRSAELSEDSKRRLHENPLRVLDSKDKKDQAIVADAPSILDYLSAESKEHFETVQTMLNELNIPFEVDSNMVRGLDYYTNTIFEVMSEAPGMGAQATICAGGRYDGLVEELGGPATPGFGFAMGIERVLITMEAEGVVVPVINEIDAYVVGIGEQTNIESLKLVQAIRNFGFSADRDFMDRKAKAQFKTAAKLNAKLALTLGETELTEGIVNVKSMANRNEKAFPLSDIYERFDEVYDEMMTVMFD from the coding sequence ATGAGTTATCAAAAACCAAAAGGAACCAATGACTTATTGCCAGGAACTTCAGAAAAGTGGCAATTTGTTGAAGAAACAGCTCGTTTGATTTTTCGCGATTACCAATATGAAGAAATCCGCACGCCGATTTTTGAACATTATGAAGTCATTTCTCGTAGTGTCGGGGATACGACCGATATCGTTTCAAAAGAAATGTATGATTTTTACGATAAAGGAGATCGTCACGTAACACTTCGTCCAGAAGGAACAGCGCCAATCGTTCGTTCGTTTGTTGAAAACAAATTGTTTGGACCAGAATTTGCCAAACCGTATAAAACATATTATATGGGACCGATGTTTCGTTATGAACGCCCTCAAGCTGGACGTTTAAGACAATTTCACCAAATCGGAGCAGAAGCTTTTGGTAGTGTAAATCCAGCTGTAGATGTTGAAAGCATGGCAATGGCTCTAGACTTTTTCAAACAATTGGGAATCAATCAAATTCGATTAGTAATCAATTCTTTAGGAGATAAAGCAACCAGATCGGCTTATCGTCAAGCTTTGATCGATTATTTAGAACCGAGATCAGCTGAACTAAGTGAAGATTCAAAACGACGTTTGCATGAAAATCCTTTACGAGTTTTAGATAGTAAAGATAAAAAAGATCAAGCAATCGTAGCTGATGCACCATCGATTTTAGATTATTTAAGTGCTGAGTCAAAAGAGCACTTTGAAACAGTTCAAACGATGTTGAATGAATTGAATATTCCATTTGAAGTGGATAGCAATATGGTTCGTGGATTAGATTATTATACGAACACGATTTTTGAAGTCATGAGTGAAGCACCAGGAATGGGCGCTCAAGCTACGATTTGTGCGGGTGGGCGCTATGATGGTTTAGTAGAAGAATTAGGTGGACCTGCAACTCCTGGTTTTGGTTTTGCAATGGGGATCGAGCGTGTCTTGATTACGATGGAAGCAGAAGGTGTTGTCGTTCCAGTCATCAATGAAATCGATGCTTATGTGGTTGGAATCGGTGAACAAACGAATATCGAATCGCTAAAATTGGTTCAAGCAATCCGTAACTTTGGTTTTTCAGCGGATCGTGATTTTATGGATCGTAAAGCAAAAGCGCAATTTAAAACAGCTGCTAAATTAAATGCTAAACTTGCCCTAACTTTAGGTGAAACAGAATTAACAGAAGGCATTGTAAATGTAAAATCAATGGCTAATCGTAATGAAAAAGCATTCCCACTTTCAGATATTTATGAAAGATTTGATGAAGTCTATGATGAAATGATGACCGTGATGTTTGATTAA
- the folP gene encoding dihydropteroate synthase, whose translation MKEGYFTNKTTQIMGILNVTPDSFSDGGYFNQLDKALAHCEEMLEAGVDIIDIGGQSTRPNYQEISAEEEKERILPIVEAIRKRTEKPISIDTYFPEVADAALAKGASIINDIKGLDTKGMIEVAQKYPDSGLVIMHSRKRRSELSVAVDIQQFYQEKIDLCQKVGIDSTRICFDPGIGFGKSQEENIEILKYPKVFRYKEYPLLYGVSRKRTIAALTNEKNPLERDFGSISASLFAANQGVEIVRVHNVKGMRDALTVWETLSSQ comes from the coding sequence ATGAAAGAGGGATATTTTACTAATAAAACAACTCAAATCATGGGGATTTTAAACGTAACACCAGATTCATTTTCAGATGGCGGGTATTTTAATCAGCTAGATAAAGCACTAGCCCATTGTGAAGAAATGTTGGAGGCAGGCGTTGACATCATTGATATCGGCGGACAATCCACACGTCCGAACTATCAAGAAATTTCAGCGGAAGAAGAAAAAGAGCGGATCTTGCCAATAGTAGAAGCTATCAGAAAAAGAACAGAAAAACCTATTTCTATTGATACGTATTTTCCAGAAGTTGCAGATGCGGCATTAGCAAAAGGCGCCAGTATCATCAATGACATCAAAGGGTTGGATACAAAAGGAATGATCGAAGTTGCGCAAAAATACCCAGATAGCGGCTTAGTGATCATGCACTCACGTAAAAGACGTAGTGAGCTGTCAGTAGCCGTGGATATTCAACAGTTTTATCAAGAAAAAATCGATCTCTGTCAAAAGGTCGGGATTGATTCGACACGGATTTGTTTTGACCCGGGGATTGGTTTTGGCAAATCACAGGAAGAAAATATTGAGATTTTAAAATATCCTAAAGTGTTTCGCTATAAAGAGTATCCCTTGTTGTATGGTGTATCTAGAAAAAGAACGATCGCTGCATTGACGAATGAAAAAAATCCATTAGAGCGGGACTTTGGTTCGATTTCCGCTTCATTATTTGCTGCTAATCAAGGAGTAGAAATTGTCCGAGTCCATAATGTTAAAGGAATGCGGGATGCGTTAACTGTTTGGGAAACCTTAAGTAGTCAGTAA
- the folE gene encoding GTP cyclohydrolase I FolE, which translates to MDEKQLEAIEQAVKQILNAIGEDPDRAGVKDTPRRVSKMYNEVFSSLRAPEFDDYALFDSLNEDDMVLVKDIQFYSMCEHHLLPFYGKVHIAYIPDESKVLGLSKLPRLVEYCAKRPSVQEDLTIMIANKLVEHVPVKGVAVAIEAEHMCMTMRGVKSPHSLTKTFHYQGVFKTNRECKDDFLRAIEA; encoded by the coding sequence ATGGATGAAAAACAACTAGAAGCAATCGAGCAGGCAGTTAAACAAATTCTAAATGCGATCGGCGAAGACCCCGATCGAGCGGGTGTTAAAGATACGCCAAGACGTGTATCCAAAATGTATAACGAAGTATTTTCTTCTTTAAGAGCGCCAGAATTTGATGATTATGCTCTATTTGATAGCCTGAATGAAGACGATATGGTGTTGGTCAAAGATATTCAATTTTATTCTATGTGTGAACATCACCTATTACCATTTTATGGGAAAGTACATATCGCTTATATTCCTGATGAAAGTAAAGTATTAGGCTTAAGTAAGTTACCACGATTGGTAGAATATTGTGCCAAACGTCCAAGTGTTCAGGAAGATTTAACGATAATGATCGCAAACAAACTTGTCGAACATGTACCTGTTAAAGGGGTGGCTGTTGCAATTGAGGCGGAGCATATGTGTATGACAATGCGTGGTGTTAAATCACCGCACAGTTTAACGAAAACTTTCCATTATCAAGGGGTGTTCAAAACGAATCGAGAGTGTAAGGATGACTTTTTAAGAGCGATTGAAGCGTAA
- a CDS encoding ROK family protein: MKKILVLDIGGTFIKYGLVVSGQLEQVKKQATPKTMDAFNVCLNRIKKEFPEPFDGVSISMPGIIDAESGFAVHGGSLEFVRQMDIRTFYEAIFDCTVAVENDARSGILGEMNQGQLTGIENAAMIVLGTGVGGSLIVNGQLVKGFHQAAGELSLVQTDSAMRLTDLFAVKNSVYSLLKPFAKMLNKPVDKVSGEAFFESIKNEEPAAQIILQDYCDSLAVQIWNLQAILDPEKIVIGGGISSQAILLDYIKQSLQKNVTSLNIGPLASIIAPNVVLSSLGNDANLIGAYYHFISKHGK; encoded by the coding sequence ATGAAAAAAATTCTTGTTTTGGATATAGGCGGGACATTTATTAAATATGGACTAGTTGTATCTGGTCAATTAGAACAGGTAAAAAAACAAGCGACCCCTAAAACGATGGATGCTTTTAACGTTTGTTTAAATAGGATAAAAAAGGAATTTCCAGAGCCTTTTGACGGTGTTTCAATTTCCATGCCAGGAATTATTGATGCTGAAAGTGGTTTTGCTGTTCATGGTGGTTCACTTGAATTTGTTCGACAGATGGATATTCGCACATTTTACGAAGCCATTTTTGATTGCACCGTTGCAGTGGAAAATGATGCACGCAGTGGAATCCTCGGGGAAATGAATCAAGGTCAACTAACAGGAATTGAAAATGCCGCTATGATTGTTTTAGGTACAGGTGTTGGTGGAAGCTTGATCGTGAATGGTCAGCTAGTTAAAGGCTTCCATCAAGCAGCTGGAGAACTCTCCTTAGTCCAAACAGATTCAGCTATGCGCCTTACTGATTTATTCGCTGTAAAAAATAGTGTCTATAGTTTATTAAAACCCTTCGCTAAAATGCTGAATAAACCAGTCGATAAAGTTAGTGGCGAAGCTTTTTTTGAATCAATCAAAAATGAAGAGCCCGCTGCACAAATTATTTTACAAGACTATTGTGATTCATTAGCTGTGCAAATTTGGAATCTACAAGCCATTTTGGACCCAGAAAAAATCGTGATTGGAGGCGGTATCAGTAGTCAAGCGATTCTATTGGATTATATTAAGCAGAGTCTGCAAAAAAACGTGACTAGTCTAAATATTGGCCCACTTGCTAGTATCATTGCTCCAAATGTCGTTTTAAGTTCATTAGGTAATGATGCCAACTTGATTGGCGCTTATTATCATTTCATAAGCAAGCATGGAAAATAA
- a CDS encoding non-canonical purine NTP pyrophosphatase, producing the protein MNGMDIIVGTNNQGKLQEIQTAYPKEEITFVPYTNYTHKSYDVAETGKTYTENALIKAQFYAKMLGKPVLADDGGLEIEAFPDLLGVETARFFKPNMTDSEKNHQLFTLFEGHESFTRGISLHAVVAYAWPNGEYLTSEQELKGELTTKEVGEMGYGFDKIFYLPEKHKTLAQLPKVQRNHLSPRVSALKQLIETLKEQQRG; encoded by the coding sequence ATGAATGGAATGGATATTATTGTCGGCACAAATAATCAAGGGAAGCTACAAGAAATACAAACTGCCTATCCTAAAGAGGAAATCACATTTGTTCCATACACGAACTACACACACAAAAGCTATGATGTAGCAGAAACAGGCAAAACATATACAGAAAATGCGCTGATCAAAGCGCAATTTTATGCCAAAATGCTTGGAAAGCCAGTATTGGCAGATGATGGTGGTTTAGAAATTGAAGCTTTTCCTGATCTTTTGGGAGTTGAGACTGCGCGATTTTTTAAACCGAATATGACAGATTCAGAAAAGAACCACCAGCTGTTTACATTATTTGAAGGACACGAATCATTCACACGAGGGATCAGTCTGCATGCTGTAGTAGCCTATGCTTGGCCAAATGGGGAGTATCTTACTTCAGAACAAGAACTTAAAGGAGAACTAACAACAAAAGAAGTCGGCGAAATGGGTTATGGGTTTGATAAAATTTTTTATTTACCGGAAAAACATAAAACTCTTGCTCAACTACCTAAAGTGCAACGGAATCATTTAAGTCCGAGGGTATCGGCTTTAAAACAATTAATTGAAACATTAAAGGAGCAACAAAGAGGATGA
- a CDS encoding MurR/RpiR family transcriptional regulator — protein MLEKISAVKNLSDADEVLQNYIFRNLETIFTLSAREIATQIPCSPSTVTRFVRKCGFDSYHDFQRYVKNEVSKLAGKGITDTISLEQIFVNQVFAENVIEQVEIVSSLLKQSSFIYCVGMGSSGIMASYAARKFNTIGFKAMHSNEPYAPFLSTQMKEDNSVILIFSSSGETAEIIEMVQLLKSSSRQIISITNTHDNTLAKLSTINIPYYIENQRLPYNFDLSSQIPTVALIEYLVAFCFNKQ, from the coding sequence ATGCTAGAAAAAATCTCAGCAGTCAAGAATTTATCTGATGCCGACGAAGTGCTGCAAAATTATATTTTTAGAAATTTAGAAACGATCTTTACTCTTTCTGCTCGTGAAATTGCGACTCAAATTCCTTGTTCTCCTTCCACTGTAACACGATTCGTAAGAAAATGCGGATTTGATTCTTACCACGATTTTCAGCGCTATGTTAAAAATGAAGTGAGCAAACTTGCAGGTAAAGGGATAACCGATACCATTTCACTTGAGCAAATCTTTGTCAATCAAGTATTTGCTGAGAATGTTATTGAGCAAGTAGAAATAGTGAGTAGTCTCTTGAAGCAATCAAGTTTCATTTATTGTGTGGGAATGGGTTCATCTGGAATCATGGCTAGTTATGCTGCTAGAAAATTTAATACGATCGGTTTTAAAGCAATGCATTCAAATGAACCGTATGCGCCATTTCTTTCTACTCAAATGAAAGAAGATAACAGCGTCATCCTTATATTCTCTAGTTCAGGTGAAACAGCTGAAATTATTGAGATGGTTCAACTTTTGAAATCAAGTAGTAGGCAAATTATCAGTATTACAAATACACATGACAATACCTTAGCCAAGCTTTCTACGATCAACATTCCATACTACATTGAAAATCAACGGCTACCGTATAACTTTGATTTATCCTCTCAGATTCCAACTGTTGCTTTAATAGAATATTTAGTGGCTTTTTGTTTTAACAAGCAATAA
- the aspS gene encoding aspartate--tRNA ligase, which produces MTKRTVYCGEVSADLVGQVITLKGWVQKRRDLGGVIFIDLRDREGIAQVVFNPAHSKEAWEIADKCRSEYVIEITGELAYRDKEAINPKMKTGEFEVMATAITILNTAKTPPFLIEDENNVGDEIRMKYRYLDLRRPQMTANLKLRHEITKSIRHYLDDTDFIDIETPYFGKSTPEGARDYLVPSRVHAGHFYALPQSPQIFKQLLMNAGFDRYYQIVRCFRDEDLRGDRQPEFTQVDLETTFLSPEEIQTMTEEMLAKVMRETKGIEVTVPFPRISYDEAMARYGSDKPDTRFDMELIDIADVVKDVDFKVFQMALENGGHVKALNAKGAADKYSRKDMDNLGTYVSQFGAKGLAWLKVEEDGLKGPIAKFLTEVSDELIKATNAEVGDILMFGADKPEIVAAALGAVRSRLGKELGLIDESKFNFLWVVDWPLFEYDEEAGRYVSAHHPFTQPKESDIELLSTDPAKVYAEAYDIVLNGYELGGGSLRIHKRELQEKMFETLGFTKESAQEQFGFLLDALDYGFPPHGGIALGLDRLVMLLAGENNIREVIAFPKNGKAADPMTSAPSVVSPLQLFELNIDVTAIDE; this is translated from the coding sequence ATGACAAAAAGAACAGTATACTGCGGGGAAGTTTCAGCAGATTTAGTAGGTCAGGTAATCACATTAAAAGGGTGGGTCCAAAAACGTCGTGACCTAGGCGGAGTTATTTTTATCGACTTACGTGACCGTGAAGGAATCGCACAAGTTGTATTCAACCCAGCGCATTCAAAAGAAGCGTGGGAAATTGCGGATAAATGCCGTAGTGAATATGTAATTGAAATCACTGGTGAATTAGCTTATCGTGATAAAGAAGCAATCAACCCTAAAATGAAAACTGGTGAATTTGAAGTGATGGCAACAGCTATCACGATTTTAAATACAGCAAAAACACCACCATTTTTAATTGAAGATGAAAATAATGTCGGCGATGAAATTCGTATGAAATATCGTTATTTAGATTTACGTCGCCCACAAATGACAGCAAATCTAAAATTACGTCACGAAATCACAAAATCGATTCGTCACTATTTAGATGACACTGATTTTATTGATATCGAAACACCTTATTTTGGTAAATCAACACCAGAAGGCGCTCGTGACTATTTAGTTCCTTCACGTGTGCATGCAGGACACTTTTACGCATTACCGCAATCACCGCAAATTTTCAAACAGTTATTGATGAACGCTGGTTTTGATCGTTATTACCAAATCGTTCGCTGTTTCCGTGATGAAGATTTACGTGGTGATCGTCAACCAGAATTTACCCAAGTGGATTTAGAAACAACCTTCTTGTCACCGGAAGAAATCCAAACAATGACTGAAGAAATGCTAGCAAAAGTGATGCGTGAAACAAAAGGTATCGAAGTAACAGTGCCATTCCCACGTATTAGCTATGACGAAGCAATGGCTCGTTATGGTAGTGATAAGCCAGATACTCGTTTTGATATGGAATTGATCGATATCGCTGATGTAGTAAAAGATGTTGATTTCAAAGTCTTCCAAATGGCTTTGGAAAATGGCGGACATGTGAAAGCTTTGAATGCTAAAGGTGCTGCAGATAAATATTCAAGAAAAGATATGGATAACTTAGGTACTTATGTAAGCCAATTTGGTGCCAAAGGATTAGCTTGGTTAAAAGTGGAAGAAGATGGTCTAAAAGGCCCAATCGCAAAATTCTTAACAGAGGTTTCTGACGAGTTGATCAAAGCAACGAATGCTGAGGTCGGTGACATTTTGATGTTTGGTGCAGATAAACCAGAAATCGTTGCCGCAGCATTAGGTGCCGTGCGTTCTCGTTTAGGGAAAGAACTAGGCTTGATTGACGAATCTAAATTCAACTTCTTGTGGGTCGTTGACTGGCCATTGTTTGAATATGATGAAGAAGCAGGTCGTTATGTTTCTGCTCACCATCCATTCACGCAACCTAAAGAATCTGATATTGAATTACTTTCAACAGACCCAGCGAAAGTTTATGCTGAAGCATACGATATCGTTTTAAATGGTTATGAATTAGGTGGCGGTTCATTACGTATCCACAAACGTGAGTTACAAGAAAAAATGTTTGAAACATTAGGGTTCACTAAAGAGTCAGCCCAAGAACAATTTGGTTTCTTATTAGATGCTTTAGATTATGGTTTCCCTCCACATGGCGGAATTGCGTTAGGTTTAGACCGTTTAGTGATGTTGTTAGCTGGTGAAAACAATATCCGCGAAGTGATTGCCTTCCCTAAAAATGGGAAAGCAGCTGACCCAATGACAAGTGCTCCAAGTGTGGTTTCACCATTACAATTATTTGAATTGAACATCGATGTAACAGCGATTGATGAGTAG
- a CDS encoding ankyrin repeat domain-containing protein, with the protein MRRKKNLLKISLLISLVLIFSACQSKKANLNQPIKESTRMTTDKSSTKQSSEAKDEQAMNATESSTPSFPAGSLIQAVTDNDAAKVQAILADKNYTIDEVNAQGETPLLVATHQNFVAIAKMLIDAGADINLQDHISDSPYLYAGAQGKTEILAYMLEKQVPDQQKVNRFGGNALIPAAEKGHLENVKLLLKDGRAAIDHQNNYGYTALIEAVALRDGSEIYQQIVKVLLEGGADKTLKDNTGRTAEDYARSLGYTEMLNTLNAY; encoded by the coding sequence ATGCGTAGGAAAAAAAATTTGCTAAAGATATCATTACTGATATCACTGGTCCTTATTTTTTCGGCGTGCCAATCTAAAAAAGCGAATCTAAACCAACCAATAAAGGAGAGTACAAGGATGACGACTGATAAAAGTAGTACAAAACAATCAAGTGAAGCGAAAGATGAACAGGCAATGAACGCAACTGAATCATCAACTCCATCTTTTCCAGCAGGTTCTTTGATTCAAGCAGTAACGGATAATGATGCTGCAAAAGTGCAAGCGATATTGGCAGATAAAAACTATACGATCGATGAAGTCAACGCTCAAGGTGAAACGCCACTTTTAGTTGCAACGCATCAAAACTTCGTTGCTATTGCAAAGATGTTGATCGATGCAGGAGCCGATATTAACTTACAAGATCATATTTCGGATAGTCCTTATTTGTATGCCGGAGCCCAAGGAAAAACAGAAATTCTGGCTTACATGCTAGAAAAACAAGTACCAGATCAGCAAAAAGTGAATCGCTTTGGCGGGAATGCCTTGATTCCAGCAGCTGAAAAAGGTCATCTTGAAAATGTTAAACTGCTATTAAAAGATGGAAGAGCAGCTATCGATCATCAAAATAATTATGGTTATACCGCTTTGATCGAAGCCGTTGCGTTAAGAGACGGATCTGAAATCTATCAACAAATCGTCAAAGTTCTGTTAGAAGGCGGCGCAGATAAGACATTGAAAGACAATACTGGACGAACAGCTGAAGATTATGCTAGAAGTTTAGGTTATACTGAAATGTTAAATACACTTAACGCTTATTAA
- the folK gene encoding 2-amino-4-hydroxy-6-hydroxymethyldihydropteridine diphosphokinase — MTISYLALGSNLGNRLETLQKAVELLDQESDIQVMRKSKLYETLPYGDVPQENYYNAVIQISTTCEPLQLLEKTQAIEKSLGRERLIHWGPRTLDIDILLMGDEQVATERLTIPHKEMLKRSFVLVPLKDIYPEATFQGKSFDELIASTGNQAEVWLSKESW; from the coding sequence GGGCAGTAATTTGGGAAATCGTTTAGAGACGCTGCAAAAGGCAGTTGAATTGCTGGATCAAGAAAGCGATATTCAAGTAATGAGAAAATCAAAACTTTACGAAACATTACCTTATGGAGATGTTCCACAAGAAAATTATTATAATGCTGTGATTCAAATCAGCACAACTTGTGAACCTCTTCAATTACTCGAAAAAACACAAGCAATTGAAAAGTCTCTTGGTAGAGAGCGCTTGATTCATTGGGGACCGCGAACATTAGATATCGATATTTTATTGATGGGTGATGAACAAGTAGCGACAGAACGTTTGACTATTCCTCATAAGGAAATGCTTAAGCGATCATTTGTGTTAGTTCCATTAAAAGATATCTATCCAGAAGCTACCTTCCAAGGAAAGTCTTTTGATGAACTGATCGCAAGTACAGGGAATCAAGCTGAGGTTTGGCTTAGTAAAGAAAGTTGGTAA